The genomic window AAAAATAAATTAACTCACTTATGTCTCCTTGACTTAAAGTCGCTTCAGATAGTATATCCACTAAGACGTTCCCAAGTTTTTTATTACAAATCCGAGACAGTAAATTAGTGGTAAAGTCCCTCATTATCTCATTCTCAGAAATTACAGCTGAATAGATGAATTTTCTTCCAGCTAGTTGCGCATCTAAAGCACCCTTATCAACTAAACGGCCTATTAAGGTCTTTATCGTACTTGTTTTCCAACTTTGCTTATCTTCTAGTATGTCGATAATTAACCGACTCGTAGCTATACCATTAGCCCAAACAACTCGCATTACTTCCCATTCTGCATCTG from Aerococcaceae bacterium DSM 111021 includes these protein-coding regions:
- a CDS encoding CopY/TcrY family copper transport repressor, yielding MAEAISQFKITDAEWEVMRVVWANGIATSRLIIDILEDKQSWKTSTIKTLIGRLVDKGALDAQLAGRKFIYSAVISENEIMRDFTTNLLSRICNKKLGNVLVDILSEATLSQGDISELIYFLEEKKMTAPLEVACGCVPGQCECHLNTGGDLK